The following coding sequences lie in one Miscanthus floridulus cultivar M001 chromosome 9, ASM1932011v1, whole genome shotgun sequence genomic window:
- the LOC136479261 gene encoding receptor-like protein EIX2, producing the protein MPPGTPSTIGDHLVLDGDHLSLRFLYLSCTCMYGQFPDALGDMTSLQVLDLSDIYYDCDYQDDDKNMRSMTMDMKNLCNLEVLNLRCTLLYGDVAELFRNLSRCSPNKLQELDLGWNHLTGMLPRWMGQFMSLVVLNLGWDYITGHVPCEIGKLSNLTHLDLNTNKLDGTITEEHFASARSLQYIDLSYNALKIEISSDWQPPSTLEYVYFASCQMGPLFPGWLQWNVSIAYLDISSAGIADRLPQWFSDAFSNVEFMNISNNQLNGTLPANMGSMSLQELYLSSNKLTGKIPTLPPNIMSLDLSNNLLSGLTGHSVVGSANLKSLSLFSNRLTDHIPESFCKYQQLVVLDLSNNFLEGEPPLCLGVTKYMEFVALSNNSLSGKFPSFLQKLTNVHFLDLSWNKFSGRLPVWIGSLTSLGVIRLSHNKFFGSIPMNITNLSCLQYMDLNNNKISGSLPIYQSYLKFMTNTSMMACYDSPETIYFDLNSLSTVWKGQELNYGSIQRIVETSMTSIDLSSNDLTGEIPEEIVVLDKLVNFNLSRNHLTGVIPKKIGEMRSLQSLDLSRNMLSGEILATLSNLAFLSYLELSYNDLIGRIPSGVQLDTLYAEYPSMYIGNISLCGHPLQNNCSSEHHAPKQCGLGRTEEGYGIPFFYLGLGCGFVVGTWNAFGVLLFKRNWRIACFRLSDKLYDKVYVVVATWARARPTQTD; encoded by the coding sequence ATGCCTCCGGGAACTCCTTCCACCATTGGTGACCATCTGGTTCTGGATGGTGACCATCTGAGCCTTAGATTCCTTTACCTCAGCTGCACTTGTATGTACGGTCAATTTCCGGATGCTCTTGGAGACATGACATCCCTTCAAGTCCTTGATCTTTCAGATATTTATTATGATTGTGATTatcaagatgatgacaagaacatGCGCAGCATGACCATGGATATGAAGAACCTATGCAATTTGGAGGTCCTGAACCTTAGATGCACTCTCTTATATGGTGACGTAGCTGAGCTGTTTAGGAATCTATCTCGATGTTCACCCAACAAATTGCAAGAATTGGACCTCGGTTGGAACCATTTAACCGGGATGTTACCAAGATGGATGGGGCAATTCATGAGCTTGGTTGTTCTGAATCTAGGTTGGGACTACATCACAGGACATGTCCCATGTGAGATTGGTAAGCTTAGTAATCTGACCCATCTGGATCTAAATACAAATAAACTGGATGGCACGATAACTGAGGAACACTTTGCTAGTGCAAGGAGCTTGCAATATATAGACTTGTCATATAATGCCCTCAAGATTGAGATCAGCTCGGACTGGCAACCACCATCTACATTAGAGTATGTATACTTTGCATCCTGCCAGATGGGCCCACTGTTTCCTGGGTGGCTTCAGTGGAATGTGAGCATCGCCTATCTTGATATCTCGAGTGCAGGTATAGCTGATAGGCTTCCACAGTGGTTCTCCGATGCCTTTTCAAATGTCGAATTCATGAACATCTCCAACAATCAACTCAACGGAACTTTGCCGGCTAATATGGGCTCCATGTCACTTCAGGAACTCTACCTCAGTTCAAACAAATTAACTGGTAAGATACCCACGCTGCCACCAAACATAATGTCGTTGGACTTATCCAATAACTTGTTGTCAGGACTCACTGGTCACTCTGTTGTTGGATCCGCCAATCTAAAATCGTTGTCTTTGTTCTCCAACCGACTCACTGATCATATTCCTGAATCTTTTTGTAAATATCAGCAATTAGTTGTGTTGGACTTATCCAATAATTTTTTGGAGGGAGAACCACCGTTGTGCCTCGGGGTAACAAAATATATGGAATTTGTAGCCTTAAGTAACAATAGTTTGTCAGGAAAGTTCCCGTCTTTTCTGCAAAAATTGACAAATGTACACTTCCTAGATTTGTCTTGGAACAAATTCTCTGGAAGATTGCCAGTGTGGATTGGAAGCTTAACATCATTAGGAGTTATACGATTAAGTCACAACAAGTTCTTTGGTAGCATTCCAATGAACATCACAAACCTTTCTTGCCTTCAGTACATGGATCTAAATAACAATAAAATATCAGGCTCTCTGCCGATCTACCAATCATATCTTAAATTTATGACAAACACATCCATGATGGCTTGTTATGACAGCCCTGAGACAATTTATTTTGATCTTAATAGTTTGTCTACGGTCTGGAAGGGGCAGGAATTGAACTATGGTTCCATTCAAAGAATTGTGGAGACAAGTATGACGAGCATTGATTTATCTTCCAACGACTTAACCGGTGAAATTCCAGAAGAAATAGTTGTTCTTGATAAACTTGTGAATTTCAATCTATCAAGGAACCACTTGACTGGAGTTATTCCAAAGAAGATCGGAGAAATGCGATCACTGCAATCATTGGACCTCTCGAGGAacatgctttcaggggaaatacTAGCCACTCTGTCCAATCTGGCGTTCTTAAGTTACTTGGAATTATCATACAACGATCTTATAGGAAGAATTCCATCGGGAGTACAGCTTGATACCCTGTATGCAGAGTATCCATCTATGTACATTGGCAACATCAGTCTTTGTGGACATCCTCTTCAAAACAATTGCTCGAGTGAGCATCATGCACCAAAGCAATGTGGCCTGGGAAGAACTGAAGAAGGTTATGGGATACCATTCTTTTATCTTGGACTCGGGTGCGGCTTCGTGGTTGGTACATGGAATGCATTTGGTGTTTTGTTGTTCAAGAGAAACTGGAGAATTGCTTGCTTTCGACTCTCGGACAAGTTGTACGACAAAGTATATGTCGTTGTTGCTACATGGGCAAGAGCAAGACCAACACAAACTGATTAG
- the LOC136479259 gene encoding receptor-like protein EIX1: protein MLVLLCCCCCCLLLATQQQQLQPAAGGNRASPSCIPHERDALLAFKHGVTSDPGGVLNSWRRDGRHDEQDCCRWRGVRCCNRTGHVHELRLGGPSIFESPPSNNLAGQISPSLLALDHLEHLDLSWNDLAGSTGRLPEFLGSLKNLKYLNLSGIPFYGGVPPQLGNLSRLQYLDLSWNDIDLSWLTHIPSIQYLYMDGVNLSTVADCGFVS from the coding sequence ATGCTCGTgttgctctgctgctgctgctgctgcttgttgctcgccacgcagcagcagcagctccagcCAGCCGCCGGTGGTAACAGAGCGAGCCCGAGCTGCATACCACACGAGAGGGACGCCCTGCTGGCATTCAAGCATGGCGTCACCAGCGACCCTGGCGGCGTCCTCAACTCGTGGCGGCGAGACGGTCGCCACGACGAGCAAGACTGCTGCCGGTGGAGAGGCGTCCGGTGCTGCAACCGAACTGGCCACGTCCACGAGCTTCGACTTGGAGGGCCCTCCATCTTTGAGAGCCCTCCATCAAATAATTTGGCCGGCCAGATAAGTCCTTCTTTGCTTGCTCTGGATCACCTAGAGCACCTTGACCTCAGCTGGAATGATCTAGCAGGGTCAACGGGTCGTCTTCCCGAGTTCTTGGGCTCTCTAAAGAATCTCAAGTATCTTAACCTCTCTGGCATACCATTCTACGGTGGCgtgcctccccagcttggcaACTTGTCAAGACTGCAGTATCTAGATCTCAGCTGGAATGATATAGATCTCTCATGGTTAACACACATTCCTTCCATACAATATCTTTACATGGACGGAGTGAACCTCAGCACAGTAGCGGATTGTGGCTTCGTGTCATGA